One Helianthus annuus cultivar XRQ/B chromosome 7, HanXRQr2.0-SUNRISE, whole genome shotgun sequence genomic region harbors:
- the LOC110919492 gene encoding uncharacterized protein LOC110919492, whose product MRLNTEDIHNIAVEVAKVMKNAQTGNVNQFGERHEESSAASTPVQREGMGERKNTIATMPLEGKGEYSKAKECTYKHFMSCKPQSFDGRKGALEAQDWLNRMESVLDICECDDRNKVRFAVHMFEAEALHWWNIVVRTEGKEKVKEMKWEEFIHKFLAKYCPPSETEQLEVEFFQLKMGNKTYREYVSRFNDISRLSYLALTEEQLINRFIWGLPSEMRVFIKSKSPKTFAETVEAGAVMAAEMILRQAESPAPKRKWEERKGDTRNNNFKRPKTFPQCQICKRFHTGEDRFPCPNCKKTGHALQECKEKKKCFKCGDPNHMKSECPELKRNDRTQPNQPKGRAFVLTTEEAKTNTDVNMGMYLVNDVYTRVLFDTGANRSLVSTTFRPYLNQTSQTLDHAFTVEMTDGSQREIVDIVKNCKISLNNHVIPIDLMPMELGEFDIVIGMDWLIPYHAEVICDKRIV is encoded by the coding sequence ATGCGTCTAAATACTGAGGATATCCACAATATAGCTGTGGAAGTGGCTAAGGTAATGAAGAATGCACAAACCGGTAATGTTAACCAATTTGGAGAACGACATGAAGAAAGCTCAGCAGCCTCCACGCCAGTACAAAGGGAAGGAATGGGCGAAAGGAAAAACACTATTGCAACCATGCCACTAGAAGGAAAAGGTGAATATTCCAAAGCAAAGGAATGTACTTATAAGCACTTCATGTCCTGTAAACCTCAGTCCTTTGACGGAAGAAAGGGAGCACTAGAAGCTCAAGACtggctcaacagaatggagtcagtATTAGACATATGTGAGTGTGATGACCGCAACAAAGTACGGTTCGCCGTACATATGTTTGAAGCTGAAGCCCTTCACTGGTGGAACATTGTGGTCCGAACAGAGGGAAAAGAAAAGGTTAAGGAGATGAAGTGGGAGGAGTTTATTCATAAGTTTCTTGCTAAGTATTGTCCTCCCAGTGAGACTGAGCAACTGGAAGTGGAATTCTTTCAGttaaaaatgggaaataaaacctaTCGAGAGTATGTTTCTCGTTTCAATGACATATCTCGACTTTCTTATTTAGCGTTGACTGAGGAACAACTTATCAATAGGTTTATTTGGGGTCTACCCTCTGAAATGAGGGTGTTTATCAAATCCAAATCCCCCAAGACTTTTGCAGAAACTGTTGAGGCTGGCGCCGTCATGGCTGCCGAGATGATTCTGCGGCAGGCTGAATCTCCCGCACCAAAAAGGAAGTGGGAAGAAAGAAAGGGGGACACCCGGAATAACAACTTTAAAAGGCCTAAAACATTTCCTCAATGTCAAATTTGCAAACGCTTTCATACGGGGGAAGATCGTTTTCCTTGTCCAAATTGTAAAAAGACGGGTCATGCTCTTCAAGAATGCAAGGAAAAGAAGaagtgtttcaaatgtggagacccTAACCACATGAAATCTGAATGTCCCGAACTTAAAAGAAATGATAGGACACAACCAAATCAGCCAAAAGGGCGGGCATTTGTACTCACCACGGAAGAAGCCAAGACCAATACAGACGTTAACATGGGTATGTATCTCGTAAATGATGTATATAcgcgtgtgttatttgataccggtgcaaATAGAAGTCTAGTGTCGACTACCTTTAGACCTTACTTGAACCAGACGTCCCAAACCCTAGATCATGCCTTTACAGTAGAAATGACTGATGGAAGTCAAAGAGAGATAGTTGACATAGTTAAGAATTGTAAAATAAGCTTAAACAACCATGTTATCCCTATAGACCTAATGCCTATGGAACTTGGAGAATTCGACATAGTCATAGGAATGGACTGGTTGATACCATATCATGCGGAAGTTATATGCGACAAAAGGATCGTCTGA